The genomic region GACACAGAATGACCGCCGGAATGCCCGCCGCCACCAGAGCGATATCGAAAGCATGCTCTGCGGTTTGCTGCATCACCCTCGGAACATCCATGACACCTGCCACTGAACCAATGATGCCTGTGACATGAATACCCCGGCTATGCAGCAGTGCCGCAAGCTCTTCAGCCTGGCTGCCTATGAGCAGAACTCGTCGCCCTTGCAGTACCGGCAGCACCAAGCCGGACTGATGCAGACTGTAATTGATCGTGGAGCTGGTCAACTTCAGCCGGGACCAGTCGATCCCAAAGTGGCGCAATACCGGGAATAGCAGACCCTGGAACGTAGGCGCCCGGGAGATCGGGACGCCAACCCAGTCGGCGGACTGTATGGCTTCCGCGAGCATCGCGCGGATGTCTGGGGTTGAGCATGGCACCCCTGCATAGGGCAGAAACGGTGCCAGCTCCTGCACTTCCTGGCCTGGCAGCACCGTATCGGCTGCCAGGGTGAGCAGTTCGCCATCTCCGAGGCGAACGACAGACAAGGGGCGCTGCGCATCCAGCGCCGCCGTGATGTGGCCAGCCATCTCATGAGGGCTGGCCAGCCGGGCCAGGCTGGGCGCGTATTGGCGGAATCCCGCCGCGATCAGATCTGCCGCGGCCACGGCAGGCAGAATATGATCCGGCGGGATGTGCTGCGCCACCAGCGCCTCCCCGCCGGCGAATACGCCGTCGCGGTAGCCCTCGGCGTAGCCGCCGGGCACGGCCTGCGCCTGCACTGCGTGCTCCGCGGGCTGTGCAGGCGCAGGCAAGCCCTTCGCGCTGCCCGCATTCGCGGCGGCAGCGCCTTCCCGCCCCGCAGGAGCGACACCCTTCGGGAGTGTCGCTTGGCGCGGGGCGGGGCCAGCACCGCTGGCAGGCATCGCCTGTGGCGTGCTGGCTTGCGGTGCTGGCAGGGGCGCACGGCGCATCGCTGTGCGCTGCTTGGCGCGGGCAGCGGCACGCCGGCCCCGCGCTGGTGCAGCCCTGCGCCCAGCAGTGGCCTGGCGCAGGCCGGCTTTGCCTTTGCCGGTACGGCTGGCTCTGCCCGCATTGCTTCCGTTCGCAGGGCCAGCTTTGCCTGCTCTGCCCACAGCACTGCCCGTGCTGCCCGCTTTACCCGCACGGACCTTATGCGCTGCGCCTGCTGATGTCCCCGCTTTGGTCTGGGTACTCCGTTTCCCAGACTTCACACCTCTGACTCCAGCGGGCCCTGTACCCGTCCCTGCCGGAGTGCCACTGCCCATGAATACCGCCGGGTGCGTGCCCCGCGGTTTACCTGACACTGAGGCCCCAGTGGACCTGGTAGGTATCGCTACTCTCACGCCATTTCCTCCTTTGGCATGCACGAGGATTGTCGCTGCGCAAAGCGCCGGAGCATCCTTCCAGCTCCGGCGCAGGGTGTTCTGCTCCCATGGGGCACCGCACAGCGGCAGCATCAGGCGCATATATTTTAGGGCAATTGTCCCTTCATGCGGACAGCTGCTTCCTGGAGCGAATCAAATGTACCTGCATCACTCCAGTATTTCTGCAAAATATCATATTCCAGTCCACCAGCAGACGCGTAGTGATTATTTACATCCGTGATTTCAAGCTCTCCGCGTGCAGACGGCGCGATGTTTTGAATCAGGTTAAATACGTGATCGTCATACATATATATGCCAGTTACACAATAAGAGGTCTTCGGCTGGCTTGGCTTCTCCTCAATGTACGAGATTCGCTCTGGATGCTGTGGATCAAAGACCGGCACCCCATAACGTCGAGCATCATCCACTTCTTTGAGCAGAACTCGCGCTGTACCCGCCGGTTGCTGCATGTAGCGGTCCACATAAGGCTTCAAATCGTCGCTGAAGAGATTATCCCCCAGAAGCACAACAAATTTTTCGCCAGGAAGGATAAAGGTCGTCGCCAGATCCAATGCTTCCGCAATCCCGCCTGCCTTTTCCTGAATGCGGTACGTCAGCTTGACCCCATGATCTGCTCCGCCACCAAGATACTCTGTATATAACCCGGCGGAATGTTTGTTAATGACAATCAATATTTCATCAATGCCTGCCTGGCGGAGCCTGTCGATGCCATACATAATCATCGGATGTTTACCGACTGGAAGCAGATGTTTATTAATGAGCCGGGTCAGAGGATACAGTCTAGTTCCTGTTCCGCCGGCAAGAATTACACCTTTCATTCCACATTCCCTCCTTCATCGGATATGTCCATATATTCAAGCGGATCGACATGCCATTTGCTCATAAAAATCGAACGATTACGCTCAAGCAGCTGTTTCCACGCCACCGGATCTGTCTTCTGGAAGCTTGCACTTCCCTGATGATGCACAAGGACATCCCCGCATACCAGCAAGCGATAGCCTTGCAATCTTGCTCTATAACAATAATCGTCATCCTCATAGTGTCCCGGAGAGTACGCCTCGTCAAGCAGTCCAACCGATTCTATTACACTTCGTTTCATCAGCATGCACAGACCGACAATCCGGCGTACGTCCCTCCATCTTGAAGAATCCGCAATATTGTTGGAATCAGCCAGTTCCTGAAAATGTTCCATGTTCCGAAACGCCAGTTCAATCTGCTGAATTCCGCTTGCATAATTCGTGACAGGACCCGTGATCCCAATACTTGGATCACTGTGTAGAGCCGTTCGCAGATTCTCCAGCCAACGATGCGTGACCGTAACATCATTGTTCAGCAGCAACAGCTCTTCCCCGCATGCTGCACGGAGTCCAGCGTTACACGCTGCCGGAAATCCCCGATTGTCCGGGAACCTGACAAAACGAATTCGCTCCAGTGCACAATATTCAGCGGTTCCATCCGTCGAACCGTTATCCACAACGATAATTTCGTATGACGCAGGATCGCCCGAGTATTGTCTGATGGCATCAATGCAGGGCCTGATCAGATCCAGCCCGTTGTACGTTGGGATAATTATACTGGTCAGGGTCATCTGGCGTTCCTCCTGTAGGCCACTTCGGCACGAGAGAGCGTATGTGTCTGGGCTGTATCCCAACCTGTATCCAGCCAGGTAGTCAGCGCCTCCAGGTGATCTCCGATGATCAATCTGGCGACATCATTCCCACTCCCCGTGTTACCGGGACGCAAACGATTGGAACGAATAACATCCACCTGACTTGGTGCCGATACGCTCAGCCCATGCTGAATGGCGAGGCTTTGTGCCTTAGGTGGAACGGCCAGTGATGCTGGCTTCACGGTCTGAATCATACGACGAGACAACGCATGGGGCACGGCTGTCATGGAATTGGAACCAAGATCTGCCCTGCCTAAGGTTCGGTTCAGATATGCTTTGATTCGGCTTACCTCATCCTGCCCTGCAAACGGAGGAAGCAAGGACGTCAGATTATTCAACGCCACATCCTGTCCCCGATCCACCGCGAACAGAAAGGGTGCAAGCTGTTCCGCCGATACGACCATATCCCCATCCACAAAAAGGACCGTCTCCGCATCCGTCACCTTGGCTCCCAGGGACCGCCCCACATCATGCCCTGCCCGATCCGGTTCATATACGAGCGTAATTCCCGGCTGCCTTAATACCTGCTTCAAGCTGTCATCCGTCGTTCCATTCAGTACCACAATGATATCTGTCAGAGGCAAACGTTTGAGTTGCAATAGCACCTGCCCCAGTGTACGTTCCTCATTGCAGGCACAGACAACGGCAGCAGCCGAATGGCGAAGGGGTAGCGGTACGATCTGGCATGAATATCCAGAAGTATGAGCATACCCTTGCATAAATGCCTTACCTGCGTTCAGAGCTACTTCTAGGTTGCTTAGCTCCGCAACATTCACCGCGTATGCATTCCACGCGTGGCGCGCATGTTTTTCTGACGCTGCGTTGTCCGCCTTCGCCTCGCTTCCTGCAAGTTGCCCTGCTTTCCACATCAAACGCAGATCCACCAGGCCAGCTTTGGATCGGTTTCTGCTCGTTTTTGGAGTAATCGACTGTTTCTTGTTTCCATGACGCTTGTTGATACGGCTGCTTCCTGTCGTCGTTCGTCTTCGTCTATTTGTTGTCCGTCTGCGGTGGACAATTCCCGAACGTCCCTTCATTACCTCACCTCCAGCATGCTGCATCATCCGATGCGACATGCTTACCTCGCCAGGCTGCGAACACGTTGCAGATCGGTATGGCCTCCGCGGGGACCAAGCGTGTCCGTAATCCACCTGATTGCTGCCAGATGATCATTCAGCACCACTTGACTGAGCGGATCAGGCCCGCTTCGTTTCTTGATTCGAACGGCATTCAATCTGCCCACAGGTACGTGATGAACAGCGCGTACCCGGAGTCCGCCAATCACTGCTTTCGCTTGTGCGAGCGGCGGAACTTCAAGTGATGTTATTCCGATGACCTCAAGTCCATGACGGCTTAATGCATGCGGAATAGCAGTCATCGAAGCCCCTCGGAGATCGGATCTGGCGAGTATGCTGTTT from Paenibacillus sp. FSL R5-0341 harbors:
- a CDS encoding GT-D fold domain-containing glycosyltransferase, with translation MRLMLPLCGAPWEQNTLRRSWKDAPALCAATILVHAKGGNGVRVAIPTRSTGASVSGKPRGTHPAVFMGSGTPAGTGTGPAGVRGVKSGKRSTQTKAGTSAGAAHKVRAGKAGSTGSAVGRAGKAGPANGSNAGRASRTGKGKAGLRQATAGRRAAPARGRRAAARAKQRTAMRRAPLPAPQASTPQAMPASGAGPAPRQATLPKGVAPAGREGAAAANAGSAKGLPAPAQPAEHAVQAQAVPGGYAEGYRDGVFAGGEALVAQHIPPDHILPAVAAADLIAAGFRQYAPSLARLASPHEMAGHITAALDAQRPLSVVRLGDGELLTLAADTVLPGQEVQELAPFLPYAGVPCSTPDIRAMLAEAIQSADWVGVPISRAPTFQGLLFPVLRHFGIDWSRLKLTSSTINYSLHQSGLVLPVLQGRRVLLIGSQAEELAALLHSRGIHVTGIIGSVAGVMDVPRVMQQTAEHAFDIALVAAGIPAVILCRRIAGELGKVALDFGHLADKLVTGELQL
- a CDS encoding sugar phosphate nucleotidyltransferase, whose amino-acid sequence is MKGVILAGGTGTRLYPLTRLINKHLLPVGKHPMIMYGIDRLRQAGIDEILIVINKHSAGLYTEYLGGGADHGVKLTYRIQEKAGGIAEALDLATTFILPGEKFVVLLGDNLFSDDLKPYVDRYMQQPAGTARVLLKEVDDARRYGVPVFDPQHPERISYIEEKPSQPKTSYCVTGIYMYDDHVFNLIQNIAPSARGELEITDVNNHYASAGGLEYDILQKYWSDAGTFDSLQEAAVRMKGQLP
- a CDS encoding glycosyltransferase family 2 protein codes for the protein MTLTSIIIPTYNGLDLIRPCIDAIRQYSGDPASYEIIVVDNGSTDGTAEYCALERIRFVRFPDNRGFPAACNAGLRAACGEELLLLNNDVTVTHRWLENLRTALHSDPSIGITGPVTNYASGIQQIELAFRNMEHFQELADSNNIADSSRWRDVRRIVGLCMLMKRSVIESVGLLDEAYSPGHYEDDDYCYRARLQGYRLLVCGDVLVHHQGSASFQKTDPVAWKQLLERNRSIFMSKWHVDPLEYMDISDEGGNVE
- a CDS encoding glycosyltransferase family A protein — its product is MKGRSGIVHRRRTTNRRRRTTTGSSRINKRHGNKKQSITPKTSRNRSKAGLVDLRLMWKAGQLAGSEAKADNAASEKHARHAWNAYAVNVAELSNLEVALNAGKAFMQGYAHTSGYSCQIVPLPLRHSAAAVVCACNEERTLGQVLLQLKRLPLTDIIVVLNGTTDDSLKQVLRQPGITLVYEPDRAGHDVGRSLGAKVTDAETVLFVDGDMVVSAEQLAPFLFAVDRGQDVALNNLTSLLPPFAGQDEVSRIKAYLNRTLGRADLGSNSMTAVPHALSRRMIQTVKPASLAVPPKAQSLAIQHGLSVSAPSQVDVIRSNRLRPGNTGSGNDVARLIIGDHLEALTTWLDTGWDTAQTHTLSRAEVAYRRNAR